In a genomic window of Vigna angularis cultivar LongXiaoDou No.4 chromosome 6, ASM1680809v1, whole genome shotgun sequence:
- the LOC108341596 gene encoding S-protein homolog 5, translating to MKHSVIYLTMCLASSIIMVMATVQRARFLLGTNDYYVRVINGFTDNSSVPLVIWCSSEEMDLGGRALQEHDDFSWVMRPNFWSSNRMKCTMKWDSTRKSFEAFKASRDTERCGIHRMCSWMVTQDGFYFSNDEVNWRKDFLW from the coding sequence ATGAAACATTCTGTGATTTACCTTACTATGTGTCTTGCCTCTTCCATTATCATGGTGATGGCCACGGTACAAAGGGCAAGGTTCTTGTTGGGCACCAACGATTACTACGTTCGAGTGATCAACGGTTTCACTGACAATTCCTCTGTGCCGTTGGTGATTTGGTGTTCTTCCGAGGAGATGGATCTCGGAGGACGTGCCCTTCAGGAACACGATGATTTTAGCTGGGTGATGAGGCCAAATTTTTGGAGCAGCAATCGCATGAAGTGTACTATGAAATGGGACAGTACGAGGAAGAGTTTTGAGGCGTTTAAGGCTTCACGAGACACTGAACGATGTGGGATTCATAGGATGTGCTCCTGGATGGTCACTCAGGATGGGTTCTATTTCAGCAATGATGAGGTTAATTGGAGGAAGGACTTTTTGTGGTGA